From a region of the Chroicocephalus ridibundus chromosome 8, bChrRid1.1, whole genome shotgun sequence genome:
- the MRPL28 gene encoding large ribosomal subunit protein bL28m: MPLHRYAPRLWPALRLREGICARLPQHYLASLQDDTPPTPVHWRPLGVSYRRNPRTGQRERVQDVPVPVYLPPAAHEGLWGGEGWIRGFRYARNDKLSTRLPKTWKPQLFERQFYSEILDATLTITVTMRTLDLIDEAYGFDFYILKTPKADMCSKLGMDLKRTMLLRLARRDPKLHPNDPAKREAIYNKYQEFVIPEEEAEWVGLSLEEAIEKQRLLEKKDPVPLFKVYAEELVNQLKEQALQKQ, encoded by the exons atGCCGCTGCACCGGTacgcgccgcggctctggcccgccctgcggctgcgggagggcaTCTGTGCGCGGCTCCCGCAGCACTACCTGGCCTCCCTGCAGGACGACACGCCGCCCACCCCCGTGCACTGGCGGCCGCTCGGCGTGAGCTACAGGCGGAACCCGCGCACCGGACAGCGGGAGCGCGTACAGGACGTGCCGGTGCCTGTGTAcctgccgcccgccgcccacgaggggctgtggggcggcgAGGGATGGATCCGCGGTTTCCGATATGCGCGTAACGACAAG CTCTCCACCAGGCTGCCCAAGACGTGGAAGCCGCAGCTCTTCGAGCGCCAGTTCTACAGCGAGATCCTGGACGCCACCCTCACCATCACCGTCACCATGCGCACCCTCGACCTCATCGATGAGGCCTATGGCTTTGACTTCTACATCCTCAAG ACTCCAAAAGCCGATATGTGCTCGAAGCTGGGGATGGATTTGAAGCGAACGATGCTGCTGCGACTTGCACGGCGGGATCCAAAACTGCATCCCAACGATCCAGCCAAAAGAGAGGCGATCTATAACAAGTACCAG GAATTTGTGATcccagaagaggaggctgaatgGGTCGGCTTGAGTTTAGAAGAAGCAATAGAAAAACAGAGGCTCCTAGAAAAAAAG GACCCTGTCCCACTCTTTAAGGTGTACGCCGAAGAGCTCGTCAACCAATTGAAAGAACAGGCACTGCAGAAGCAGTAG
- the PGAP6 gene encoding post-GPI attachment to proteins factor 6, translated as MARGAGPLRLLLLLLLQLLALPAGRGNRTGPDSLYVSEYFSQSAQKLSFYSWYGNAKLFHFRVPEDTVLLRWLLQASRGKGPECTNMEITVHFRYGAPPVINPLGTDFPANATVRPSYSISITLSSAVQNTTFVNVTTPAAGDWFIAAHLPEAAGRIEVKGFSTPCPYMFQADMFVLRLADMPVLEPGVAMPQTVVSPAKALHVKVFVPKHTAVMWLELRNCMSGEQKACAVRVVLGSITLPQSFQRIITCVGKVNCSLALDSPPWEKWLQIMVESLGAANASVSVEMLASFRACRPGSTSSFLNFGSLNQSQTGPRPGSAGAAGSPTLSTGETSRNASDRRSFCLQNQPVVREDLDVVSVRYRLLNGPSVPVNSLSPTLLLLNLNTGMDSGGSLVVNLLLNKTSVSLANATVVACVSAASPVLSLNATHNCSTAFFQGYPLRVSTSSPEAMLIVLYPQTDDWFLSLQLICPKGQGECNAAEAKVTVFAYLTPCFNDCGPYGQCSLLRRHGYLYAGCSCKAGWGGWSCTDVTKAQSVSAQNLATLLLTLSNLMFLPAIAVAVYRYYLVEASVYTYTMFFSTFYHACDQPGVAVMCIMNYDTLQYCDFLGSVVSIWVTILCMSRVKKILKYVLFVLGTLLIAMSLQLDRRGVWNMMGPCLFALVIMIAAWVYHGVKRRHCYPPSWKRWVFYLLPGITLAFIAISVYAFMETNENYYYTHSIWHVLVASSVAFLLPPRDKHKKPWAWSQKLTCRYQICQNDREELYAVT; from the exons ACTCCCTCTATGTCTCCGAGTACTTCTCCCAGAGCGCACAGAAGCTCTCCTTCTACAGCTGGTATGGGAACGCCAAGCTCTTCCACTTCCGTGTGCCAGAAGACACTGTGCTGCTTCGCTGGCTCCTGCAAGCGTCCCGGGGGAAAGGACCTGAGTGCACCAACATGGAGATCACAGT GCACTTTCGCTATGGAGCCCCTCCCGTAATTAATCCGCTGGGCACTGATTTTCCTGCAAATGCGACCGTCCGTCCTTCCTATAGCATAAGCATCACTCTGAGCAGCGCTGTGCAAAACACCACCTTTGTGAACGTCACCACCCCTGCTGCCGGAGACTGGTTCATCGCTGCCCATCTCCCTGAGGCTGCGGGCAGGATCGAAGTGAAG GGTTTCTCCACTCCGTGCCCCTATATGTTCCAGGCAGATATGTTTGTGCTCAGACTCGCTGATATGCCTGTTCTGGAGCCTGGTGTTGCCATGCCACAAACCGTCGTCTCGCCTGCTAAGGCGCTGCATGTCAA GGTCTTTGTTCCCAAGCACACCGCAGTGATGTGGCTTGAGCTGCGGAACTGCATGTCAGGCGAGCAAAAAGCGTGCGCCGTGCGGGTAGTGCTGGGCTCCATCACGCTGCCCCAGTCCTTCCAGAGGATCATCACCTGCGTGGGGAAGGTAAActgcagcctggccttggattCGCCTCCCTGGGAGAAGTGGCTGCAGATCATGGTGGAGAGTCTCGGCGCTGCCAATGCCAGTGTGTCTGTGGAGATGCTGGCTTCTTTCAGAG cttGCAGACCAGGCAGTACCAGTTCATTCCTTAACTTCGGCAGCCTAAACCAGAGCCAAACTGGTCCGAGACCGGGTAgcgcaggagcagcagggagccccACTCTGTCTACGGGAGAGACTTCACGCAATGCGTCCGACCGGAGGAGCTTCTGTCTGCAGAACCAGCCCGTCGTCCGTGAGGACCTGGATGTGGTGTCTGTGCGCTACAGGCTCTTGAATGGTCCCAGCGTGCCCGTGAACTCCCTCTCCccgaccctcctcctcctcaacctgAACACTGGCATGGACAGCGGGGGTTCCCTCGTGGTCAATCTCCTGCTCAACAAG ACGTCCGTGAGCCTGGCCAACGCCACCGTGGTAGCGTGTGTGAGTGCTGCTTCGCCGGTGCTGTCCCTCAATGCCACGCACAACTGCAGCACAG cttttttcCAGGGCTACCCTCTGCGTGTGAGCACGTCCTCCCCGGAAGCGATGCTGATTGTGCTGTACCCGCAGACGGATGACTGGTTCCTCTCCCTGCAACTCATCTGCCCAAAGGGCCAGGG TGAATGTAACGCCGCAGAAGCCAAAGTGACCGTCTTCGCATACCTCACCCCCTGCTTCAATGACTGTGGGCCGTATGGACAGTGCAGCCTCCTGAGAAGACACGGCTACCTCTACGCCGGCTGCAGCTGCAAGGCTG GTTGGGGCGGCTGGAGCTGCACGGACGTTACCAAGGCCCAGTCTGTCAGTGCGCAGAACCTGGCCACCCTCCTGCTCACTCTGAGCAACCTCATGTTCCTGCCAGCTATAGCGGTTGCTGTTTATCGCTACTACCTGGTGGAGGCCTCCGTCTACACCTACACCATGTTCTTCTCCACG TTCTACCACGCGTGTGACCAGCCAGGCGTCGCGGTGATGTGCATCATGAACTACGACACACTACAGTACTGTGACTTTTTGGGCTCTGTGGTGTCCATCTGGGTGACGATCCTGTGCATGTCCCGAGTGAAGAAGATCCTGAAATAC GTCCTTTTCGTCTTGGGGACCCTGTTAATTGCCATGTCCCTGCAGCTGGACCGCAGAGGGGTGTGGAACATGATGGGTCCCTGCCTCTTTGCCCTCGTCATCATGATTGCAGCGTGG GTCTACCACGGAGTGAAGCGCAGACACTGCTACCCCCCCTCGTGGAAGCGCTGGGTTTTCTACCTCCTCCCAGGGATCACCTTGGCTTTCATCGCCATCTCAGTATATGCATTCATGGAAACCAATGAGAACTACTACTACACCCACAGCATCTGGCACGTGCTGGTGGCTTCCAGCGTCGCTTTCCTGCTTCCTCCTCGGGACAAGCATAAGAAGCCCTGGGCCTGGTCGCAGAAGCTCACTTGTCGCTATCAGATCTGCCAGAACGACCGTGAGGAGCTCTATGCTGTGACCTGA